In Nitratiruptor sp. YY09-18, a single window of DNA contains:
- the glnA gene encoding type I glutamate--ammonia ligase: protein MFQVDEAKLQKLFDTIKEEEIQFVDFRFTDIKGTWHHVTYNVKAVNEDTFKNGLPFDGSSLPAWQPINKSDMVLVPEAGTEFVDPFTADPTLVVICDVFDIYKNQPYEKCPRSIAKKALKYLQESGIGDVAYFGPENEFFVFDNVKVRDEINCQYYEVDTSEGEWNRGVDNPEYDVYNIGHRPGTKGGYFPVPPVDSMMDLRAEMSQVMEEIGLETYVLHHEVAQGQGEIGVKFGTLIEAADNVQKLKYVVKNVAHINGKTATFMPKPLYGDNGNGMHTHISIWKDGKNLFYDPNGYANLSQFGKYFIGGVLKHAKAVAAFTNASTNSYKRLIPGFEAPSILAYSAQNRSASCRIPWGAGEKSVRAEFRFPDSSGNPYLAFTALLLAGIDGIKNKIDPGDPMEMDLFELTLDEIREKGIQQMPHTLREAIENMLANRDLFKVGDVMTEEFIQTYQHYKFETSIWPWEGRPHPYEFITTYSC from the coding sequence ATGTTTCAAGTCGATGAAGCTAAACTACAAAAACTCTTCGATACTATCAAAGAGGAGGAGATACAGTTTGTAGACTTCCGTTTTACTGATATCAAAGGGACATGGCACCATGTGACATACAATGTCAAAGCGGTCAATGAAGATACTTTCAAAAATGGTCTTCCATTTGATGGTAGTTCTCTTCCAGCATGGCAGCCAATCAACAAATCTGACATGGTTTTGGTTCCAGAAGCAGGTACTGAGTTTGTTGATCCGTTTACTGCTGATCCAACGTTAGTGGTTATTTGTGATGTATTTGATATCTATAAAAATCAGCCATATGAGAAGTGTCCAAGAAGTATCGCAAAAAAAGCACTCAAATATCTTCAAGAGAGTGGTATTGGTGATGTTGCGTACTTTGGTCCAGAAAATGAATTTTTCGTTTTTGACAATGTAAAAGTGCGAGATGAAATCAACTGTCAATACTATGAAGTAGACACAAGTGAAGGTGAGTGGAATAGAGGTGTTGATAATCCCGAATATGATGTTTACAACATCGGCCACAGACCTGGTACAAAAGGTGGATACTTCCCGGTTCCTCCAGTAGACTCCATGATGGATTTAAGAGCTGAGATGAGTCAGGTTATGGAAGAGATCGGTCTTGAGACTTATGTATTGCACCACGAAGTTGCACAGGGACAAGGTGAAATTGGTGTGAAGTTTGGAACTCTCATCGAAGCAGCTGACAATGTGCAAAAGCTCAAATATGTAGTCAAAAACGTTGCGCACATCAACGGTAAAACTGCTACATTTATGCCAAAACCACTCTATGGCGATAACGGTAACGGTATGCATACACACATCTCTATCTGGAAAGATGGCAAAAATCTCTTTTATGATCCAAACGGATATGCAAACCTCAGCCAATTTGGTAAATACTTCATCGGTGGCGTTTTGAAGCACGCTAAAGCTGTAGCAGCCTTTACAAACGCTTCTACCAACTCTTATAAACGACTTATTCCTGGATTTGAAGCGCCTTCAATTCTTGCATACTCAGCACAAAACAGAAGTGCAAGTTGTCGTATTCCTTGGGGAGCGGGAGAGAAGAGTGTAAGAGCAGAGTTCCGATTCCCAGACAGCTCTGGTAACCCATATCTTGCATTCACTGCACTGCTTCTAGCTGGTATCGATGGCATAAAAAACAAAATCGATCCAGGTGATCCTATGGAGATGGATCTTTTCGAACTCACTCTTGATGAGATTCGTGAAAAAGGTATCCAGCAGATGCCTCATACGCTTAGAGAAGCGATCGAGAATATGCTTGCAAACAGAGATCTCTTTAAAGTTGGCGATGTTATGACTGAAGAGTTTATCCAAACATATCAGCACTACAAATTTGAAACATCTATCTGGCCTTGGGAAGGAAGACCGCACCCATACGAATTCATTACTACCTACTCTTGCTAA
- the lysM gene encoding peptidoglycan-binding protein LysM, whose translation MFEFIKNIGKKLFSHHEEAPEKIKEHIEEDNPGIENLEVTVNEEGNVSIKGEAKDQAALEKVALMAGNVQGVEKVDTSEVQVKETANKKVEIYEIKEGDTLWAIAQKFYGDGNKYKKIFEDNKEVIKDPNKIYPGQKIRIVLED comes from the coding sequence ATGTTCGAATTTATCAAAAATATAGGCAAAAAGCTCTTTTCACATCATGAAGAGGCTCCAGAAAAGATCAAAGAACATATTGAAGAGGATAATCCAGGTATCGAAAATCTCGAAGTTACTGTCAATGAAGAGGGCAATGTAAGTATCAAAGGAGAAGCGAAAGATCAAGCAGCACTAGAAAAAGTAGCACTCATGGCTGGAAATGTTCAAGGAGTGGAAAAAGTAGATACTAGTGAAGTACAAGTTAAAGAGACTGCGAATAAGAAGGTTGAAATCTATGAGATTAAAGAGGGGGATACTCTTTGGGCTATAGCACAGAAATTCTACGGAGATGGTAATAAATACAAAAAGATATTTGAAGATAATAAAGAAGTGATAAAAGATCCCAACAAAATCTATCCAGGACAGAAGATAAGGATTGTTTTAGAAGATTGA
- a CDS encoding YidB family protein, translating to MDWMQIIKIGAEYIQNNDDESTTGIDVENITQALQGVLGGEGGSIDITSLIAKAQSGGLMEIVSSWIGSGENAPIDPDTVTQLVSNDKVQQLAQQLGISQESAKKALADALPAVVDQATNEDPSLAEQLLSQVGGLQGAMDMIKKLF from the coding sequence ATGGATTGGATGCAAATTATCAAAATTGGTGCAGAGTATATACAAAACAATGATGATGAGAGCACTACGGGGATAGATGTAGAAAATATAACACAGGCTTTGCAGGGAGTTTTAGGTGGAGAAGGTGGAAGCATAGATATTACTTCACTTATAGCCAAAGCACAAAGTGGTGGTTTGATGGAGATTGTGAGTAGCTGGATAGGAAGTGGGGAAAATGCTCCTATCGATCCTGATACGGTGACGCAGCTTGTTTCAAATGATAAAGTCCAGCAGCTTGCGCAGCAGTTAGGAATTTCCCAAGAAAGTGCTAAAAAGGCTTTAGCTGATGCTTTGCCAGCAGTTGTAGATCAAGCTACCAACGAAGACCCCTCTTTGGCTGAGCAACTTCTCTCACAAGTAGGTGGTCTCCAAGGGGCTATGGATATGATAAAAAAACTATTTTAA
- a CDS encoding cation:proton antiporter yields the protein MEQFWILLAAILLATGLNIFLKKFDLPTAIGYIFTGIIIANILHLNVHNSEVLQYISELGIVLLMFTIGLEFSFQELKIMKKEVFFYGAAQVLISGLFFASLTYLLGFELKTAIIIGFALSLSSTAIVLKILNENGDIHASYGRKALGVLLFQDIAVIPLLLMIEIFTKDVSLTTLLLQTLMNMIFFFLLLYLLGHFVIDRFLQYAVTTKTQEIFLLAIFFIIFLSAELAHFFGFSYSLGAFFAGMLLAESKYKYQVEADLAPFRDLLLGVFFFSVGNRINFIDIMDNLFLIIAATFTIMLLKALLIFLILFKFEQKRTAFKTALALSQVGEFSLALFLLANYNNLLDNHWMQILSSIVIISMILTPFVLKKIKILADRFFKEPTREIKIVSTGLKNHVIVCGYGPLGKRMCEELKRRNFEYVIIEHDLALYEEALAKGEPIFFGNAAQRTVLESLDLKNAIAVVITFHNLEKIRLVSQSVLDLAPHAHIVARVRDEKEAKTLEDLHIKSLVITTQTLAKEMIQQLFYCTL from the coding sequence GTGGAACAGTTCTGGATATTACTTGCGGCTATCCTTTTAGCCACTGGACTCAATATATTCTTAAAAAAATTCGATCTACCTACGGCTATTGGCTACATTTTTACAGGTATCATCATCGCAAATATCCTCCATCTTAATGTCCATAACTCAGAAGTTTTGCAATATATTTCAGAACTAGGCATTGTGCTATTGATGTTCACTATCGGGCTAGAATTTAGCTTCCAAGAACTCAAAATTATGAAAAAAGAGGTGTTTTTTTACGGCGCTGCACAAGTATTGATAAGTGGGCTCTTTTTTGCTAGCTTAACATATTTGTTGGGATTTGAGCTCAAAACTGCGATTATTATAGGATTTGCACTCTCGCTTTCTTCTACTGCGATAGTTTTGAAGATTCTCAATGAAAATGGTGATATCCATGCAAGCTATGGACGTAAAGCTTTAGGAGTTTTACTTTTTCAAGATATTGCAGTTATTCCGCTTCTTTTAATGATTGAAATTTTTACAAAAGATGTCTCTTTGACAACTCTACTCCTACAGACTCTTATGAATATGATCTTCTTTTTTCTCTTGCTCTATCTTTTGGGACATTTTGTAATTGACAGGTTTTTACAGTATGCGGTGACTACGAAAACCCAGGAGATATTTTTATTAGCGATATTTTTCATAATTTTTCTCAGTGCTGAATTAGCCCATTTTTTTGGATTTTCTTACTCTCTTGGTGCTTTTTTTGCAGGTATGCTCCTTGCAGAATCAAAATATAAATACCAGGTAGAAGCAGACCTTGCTCCTTTTCGTGATCTTTTACTTGGTGTATTCTTTTTCTCAGTTGGAAACCGCATAAATTTCATAGATATTATGGATAATCTCTTCCTCATTATAGCAGCAACTTTTACTATCATGCTTCTCAAAGCACTGCTTATCTTCTTGATTCTTTTTAAATTTGAGCAAAAGCGCACAGCATTTAAAACAGCCCTAGCCCTCTCGCAAGTTGGTGAGTTTTCTCTGGCTCTTTTTCTCTTGGCCAACTATAATAATCTTTTAGATAACCACTGGATGCAGATACTCTCTTCTATTGTCATCATATCAATGATTTTGACTCCTTTTGTACTCAAAAAGATCAAAATACTTGCTGATAGATTTTTCAAAGAGCCTACAAGAGAGATCAAAATAGTATCCACTGGCCTCAAAAACCATGTAATTGTATGTGGATATGGGCCCCTTGGCAAGAGGATGTGTGAAGAGCTTAAAAGAAGAAATTTTGAATATGTGATAATTGAACACGATCTAGCCCTCTATGAAGAGGCACTGGCAAAAGGTGAGCCGATATTTTTTGGCAATGCAGCGCAGCGTACAGTATTAGAGAGTCTCGATCTCAAAAACGCTATAGCAGTGGTGATCACATTTCACAATCTTGAAAAAATAAGACTCGTAAGTCAATCAGTCTTGGATCTTGCGCCCCATGCGCATATTGTAGCACGTGTTAGAGATGAAAAAGAGGCAAAGACACTAGAAGATTTACACATCAAAAGCCTCGTTATTACCACGCAAACACTGGCCAAGGAGATGATCCAGCAGCTCTTTTACTGTACTCTTTAA
- a CDS encoding transglycosylase domain-containing protein has translation MKKVLKFFASVILLATLATVIFGFFYLGELYSKVAPKAQKIIEYHPNLATKIYDRNGNLIATIYKENRDYVKYDEIPGRMIEALLAIEDTKFFEHRGINFDAIFRAAIKDIKAGKFVEGASTITQQLVKNMVLTRKKKLSRKFQEILIAMKVESALTKEQILERYFNQIYFGHRYYGIKSAAKGYFHKPLSKLTLKEIAMLVGLPRAPSYYDPTRNYQEALKRADRVINRMYELGWIDEKTFVQAIAEQPKVYKKTVYENRAPYIVDEIVRSYSSLLPHIKTAGYKIYTTVDLELQDIVKEELQRGYEEIMKRGVGYNYARLNGASVVVRPQSGEILAFVGGVDYQKSAFNRVTQAKRQPGSAFKPFIYQIALDMGYSQLSKIPDIAKTYTYYINGQKKIWKPKNYEKNFEGVVTLKEALVHSRNLATINLVEQLGLQNVIKRLQEYGFENLPHNLSLALGTVSLSPLKLAGFYTIFSNYGKKTEPILIRRVLDFQGNEIFAQETQSKKLEEPKQAFLMIDILRDVVNRGTGRKARVPGVEVAGKTGTTNNYMDAWFCGFTPDLEVVTWYGQDDNTPLKHSESGGKAAAPVVGRIIKRIYALWPQLRKNFTVPAGVYSLTIDGKRYYFTDISKPKPLDTTPQEKESEDLLF, from the coding sequence ATGAAAAAGGTTTTGAAGTTTTTTGCAAGTGTGATACTTCTTGCTACTTTAGCGACTGTTATTTTTGGTTTTTTTTATCTAGGGGAGCTCTACTCCAAAGTTGCACCAAAAGCGCAAAAGATCATAGAGTATCATCCAAATCTTGCTACAAAAATCTATGATCGCAATGGCAATCTCATAGCAACGATTTATAAAGAAAATAGAGATTATGTTAAATATGATGAGATTCCAGGCCGCATGATAGAAGCGCTACTAGCGATTGAGGATACAAAGTTTTTCGAGCATAGAGGGATCAATTTTGATGCAATTTTTCGCGCTGCTATTAAGGATATAAAAGCTGGAAAATTTGTAGAGGGAGCAAGCACTATCACGCAGCAACTTGTTAAAAATATGGTACTTACACGCAAAAAGAAGCTAAGCCGCAAATTCCAAGAGATCCTCATAGCGATGAAAGTAGAGAGCGCTTTAACAAAAGAGCAAATACTTGAGCGCTACTTCAACCAGATCTATTTTGGTCATCGCTACTATGGTATCAAGAGCGCAGCCAAGGGATACTTCCATAAACCTCTCTCAAAACTCACTCTCAAAGAGATAGCAATGCTTGTGGGGCTTCCAAGGGCTCCTAGTTACTATGATCCAACAAGAAACTATCAAGAGGCTCTTAAGAGGGCAGATAGAGTTATCAATCGCATGTATGAGCTTGGCTGGATCGATGAGAAGACTTTTGTCCAAGCAATTGCAGAGCAGCCAAAAGTGTATAAAAAGACAGTTTATGAAAACAGAGCTCCGTATATAGTTGACGAAATAGTGCGTAGCTACAGCAGCCTCTTGCCTCATATTAAAACAGCTGGATATAAGATCTATACTACCGTTGATTTAGAATTGCAAGATATTGTCAAAGAGGAGCTTCAAAGGGGCTATGAAGAGATTATGAAACGAGGAGTTGGGTACAACTACGCTCGCCTCAATGGAGCGAGTGTAGTTGTGCGACCGCAAAGTGGCGAGATACTTGCATTTGTAGGAGGAGTTGATTATCAAAAAAGTGCATTCAATAGAGTCACACAAGCAAAGCGCCAACCCGGGAGTGCATTCAAACCTTTTATCTATCAGATCGCTCTTGATATGGGCTATTCGCAGCTCTCTAAAATTCCAGATATAGCGAAGACATATACATACTATATCAATGGACAAAAGAAGATCTGGAAGCCAAAAAACTATGAGAAGAATTTTGAAGGGGTTGTGACACTCAAAGAAGCACTAGTGCATTCACGCAACCTTGCTACAATCAATCTTGTAGAGCAGTTGGGACTCCAAAATGTAATAAAAAGGCTCCAAGAGTATGGATTTGAAAATCTCCCTCACAACCTCTCCTTAGCTCTTGGAACTGTCTCCCTCTCACCTTTGAAGTTAGCGGGTTTTTATACTATTTTTTCCAATTATGGCAAAAAAACAGAGCCGATTTTGATTAGAAGAGTTTTGGACTTTCAAGGCAATGAGATCTTTGCCCAAGAGACGCAAAGCAAAAAACTTGAAGAGCCAAAGCAGGCATTTTTAATGATAGATATCTTGCGTGATGTGGTCAATAGAGGAACAGGACGTAAAGCAAGAGTACCTGGAGTAGAAGTTGCTGGCAAAACTGGAACGACAAATAACTATATGGATGCATGGTTTTGTGGATTTACGCCAGATCTTGAGGTAGTGACCTGGTATGGTCAAGATGATAATACTCCTTTGAAGCATAGTGAGTCTGGTGGAAAAGCTGCAGCACCGGTCGTTGGACGCATAATTAAACGTATCTATGCCTTATGGCCGCAACTGCGTAAAAATTTCACCGTTCCAGCAGGAGTCTATAGTCTCACTATTGATGGAAAACGCTACTACTTTACCGACATATCAAAGCCAAAACCTCTTGATACCACACCACAGGAGAAAGAGAGCGAAGATCTACTCTTTTAA
- a CDS encoding ATP-binding cassette domain-containing protein yields MSFECKRLVITDLVKQRQLVDIAFRINKSLALVGESGSGKSITLKALLDLLPKNLAKELEYSWEYELKRGKTVSLVPQNPFTALSPLTKIKNQLFIEREKAAYFFELVDLDTAFFERYPPQLSGGQLQRVVIAMALLNEPKLLLLDEPTTALDPKLKDLVINLLQKLQHELGFLMLFVTHDIDSAAKLCKEMSVIKDGKIIESGVTQELLRNPQQEYTKSLIASNFAYREFRQ; encoded by the coding sequence GTGAGCTTTGAGTGTAAAAGATTAGTCATTACTGATCTAGTCAAACAGAGACAGCTTGTGGATATTGCATTTCGTATCAACAAGTCTTTGGCACTAGTGGGAGAGAGTGGAAGTGGCAAGAGTATCACACTCAAAGCGCTTCTTGATCTCTTGCCTAAAAATCTGGCAAAAGAGCTAGAGTATAGCTGGGAGTATGAATTAAAACGGGGTAAAACTGTCTCTCTCGTGCCTCAAAATCCTTTCACAGCCCTTAGTCCCCTTACAAAAATCAAAAATCAGCTCTTTATTGAACGAGAAAAAGCAGCATACTTTTTCGAACTTGTTGATCTAGATACTGCATTTTTTGAGCGCTATCCTCCACAGCTAAGTGGCGGACAGTTGCAGCGTGTTGTGATTGCAATGGCTTTGCTCAATGAGCCAAAACTTCTACTGCTTGATGAGCCCACAACCGCACTCGATCCCAAACTCAAAGATCTCGTTATCAATCTTTTGCAAAAATTGCAGCACGAACTTGGCTTTTTGATGCTCTTTGTTACACACGATATCGATAGCGCTGCAAAACTTTGCAAAGAGATGAGTGTCATTAAAGATGGTAAAATTATCGAATCTGGTGTGACACAGGAGTTGTTGCGCAATCCTCAACAAGAGTATACAAAGAGTCTCATCGCATCCAATTTTGCATATAGAGAGTTTAGACAATGA
- a CDS encoding pyridoxal phosphate-dependent aminotransferase family protein, with protein MRYDKELRALKRANRLRKRQLFDLEIKDFASNDYLGLAHKKELLDLAYQRIYNFPLNAAKASQLINGYTQIHYDFEHYMSKLSGFEDCITVGSGFLANIALIESLVRKGDTLVMDEEFHASGILASRLVENVKIFRHNDPDDLMCTIKEAKGRVVVAVEGVYSMSGDVLHPEIVDVVGDECLFIVDEAHSVGVVGERLLGVLDGKEIKPNYIKMGTLGKALGSYGAYILASAHIIEYLENRAKSIIYTTALSLMDVALAHEGMQEMQKNLAYYKDAIKKRQEIARRFGYESQSLIIDIPKKDVLRVQEELIKRGFLVGAIRPPTVPHPIVRIIARVGESQEDLEVLLELIREL; from the coding sequence ATGCGCTATGACAAAGAGTTGCGCGCTCTCAAGCGAGCAAATAGACTTCGCAAACGCCAGCTTTTTGATTTAGAGATTAAAGATTTTGCTTCCAATGATTACTTGGGACTTGCACACAAAAAAGAGCTTTTGGATCTAGCGTACCAAAGGATCTATAACTTTCCTCTCAATGCTGCCAAAGCTTCACAACTGATCAATGGCTATACCCAAATCCATTATGATTTTGAGCACTATATGAGCAAGTTGAGTGGATTTGAAGATTGTATAACAGTAGGGAGCGGCTTTTTGGCCAATATCGCACTCATTGAATCACTTGTGCGCAAAGGTGATACACTTGTTATGGATGAAGAGTTTCATGCCAGCGGTATTTTGGCAAGCCGTCTTGTAGAAAATGTCAAAATATTTCGTCACAATGATCCTGATGATTTGATGTGCACGATCAAAGAGGCAAAAGGGAGAGTTGTAGTAGCTGTAGAGGGGGTCTACTCGATGAGTGGAGATGTTTTGCATCCCGAAATAGTAGATGTAGTCGGAGATGAATGTCTATTCATAGTAGATGAAGCTCATAGCGTAGGTGTGGTTGGTGAGAGACTGTTGGGAGTTCTTGATGGCAAAGAGATCAAACCAAACTACATCAAAATGGGAACCCTTGGCAAAGCTCTTGGAAGCTATGGTGCTTATATCTTAGCGAGTGCTCACATCATAGAGTATCTTGAAAACAGGGCAAAAAGCATCATCTATACAACAGCTCTCTCTTTGATGGATGTAGCATTAGCGCATGAGGGAATGCAAGAGATGCAAAAAAATCTTGCATATTACAAAGATGCGATAAAAAAACGCCAAGAGATTGCTAGAAGATTTGGCTATGAGAGCCAATCTTTGATAATAGACATTCCCAAAAAAGATGTACTAAGAGTTCAAGAGGAGCTTATAAAAAGAGGATTTTTGGTAGGAGCTATCAGGCCTCCGACAGTACCTCATCCCATAGTGCGTATAATTGCACGCGTGGGAGAGAGCCAAGAGGATCTAGAAGTTTTGCTGGAGCTAATACGTGAGCTTTGA
- the maf gene encoding septum formation inhibitor Maf yields the protein MIRLASTSSTRAKLLQDAGIEFIQSPVNFDEEKLLQIYKNPREFVCAAARGKLQEAIKKYGLDIPIVAADTVVAVGDEILRKAKDAEDAKRILLKQSGNRVDIITCMIYKDKERTIEDLDTTSYYFAPFDPKDLDNYLASGEWRGKAGACMVEGFCKKYIKDVKGKESTAMGLQVERLAKIAKDL from the coding sequence ATGATTCGATTAGCCAGTACGAGTTCAACGCGTGCTAAACTTTTGCAAGATGCAGGTATAGAGTTTATACAAAGTCCTGTAAATTTTGATGAAGAAAAGCTCTTGCAAATTTACAAAAATCCTCGCGAATTTGTCTGTGCTGCTGCAAGAGGCAAACTCCAAGAAGCGATCAAAAAGTATGGACTTGATATTCCCATTGTTGCTGCTGATACAGTAGTTGCGGTAGGAGATGAGATACTGCGTAAAGCCAAAGACGCAGAGGATGCGAAGAGGATACTGCTCAAGCAAAGCGGCAATCGCGTAGATATCATCACATGCATGATCTATAAAGATAAAGAGCGCACTATCGAAGATCTCGATACCACAAGCTACTATTTTGCACCCTTTGATCCAAAAGATTTGGATAACTACCTTGCAAGTGGTGAGTGGAGAGGCAAAGCAGGAGCTTGCATGGTAGAGGGCTTTTGCAAAAAATATATTAAAGATGTGAAAGGCAAAGAATCGACTGCGATGGGATTGCAGGTAGAAAGGTTGGCCAAAATTGCAAAAGATCTTTGA
- the speD gene encoding adenosylmethionine decarboxylase, whose translation MKSLGKHLLAEYYRCDENSINDVKKVEEALVTAAEIAGATVIGKSFHRFEPYGVSGVVVISESHLTIHTWPEYGFAAVDVFTCGDHVDPMKAHEYLKAVFKTQNATVETILRGVLNIPDLRHKPGGSCIKGSCEDKKIG comes from the coding sequence ATGAAATCGTTAGGCAAACATCTTCTGGCTGAGTACTATCGCTGCGATGAAAACTCTATCAATGATGTAAAGAAAGTAGAAGAGGCTCTTGTAACTGCAGCCGAGATCGCAGGAGCTACAGTTATTGGAAAATCTTTTCATCGATTTGAGCCCTATGGAGTGAGTGGAGTAGTGGTTATCAGTGAATCGCATCTGACCATTCACACATGGCCAGAGTATGGTTTTGCAGCAGTTGATGTTTTTACATGTGGAGACCATGTGGATCCTATGAAAGCCCATGAGTACCTCAAAGCGGTATTCAAAACGCAAAATGCTACTGTAGAGACTATTTTACGGGGAGTTCTTAATATTCCCGATCTTCGCCACAAACCTGGTGGAAGCTGTATCAAAGGCAGTTGCGAGGATAAAAAGATAGGATGA